The DNA sequence GATTCAACCCTATTTTTAGTGAGTAAACGAACCAACTCAATAAATTTAACCCATTTTATCATCTCTGATTAAAGGGAACAATTAATTAGTCAGTGAGCGAAATTAACCTCCTTCATACCTCATTATTATCCTATGTGTATAAATACTGCAGGGAGCAATTAAGTAAGTGACGATAGCAAAATGAACCCTTAAATTTCCATACCTCATTACAATcctatatctataaataacatagaTCAATCTTCACGGAAAATGCTTTCTTTAGGGTTATTCTGCTATAATTCTCACTAGGGATGGagtgtttctttactaaaacaCTTCCTTCATTCATTGCATCTCTAAAAAGAAGAACCACGATCCATCTAAATTTGTAACTCCTCACGAACCAACGCACACATCAATTATAtcacaatatatttattattcatttaatgatcttcatatttttgtattatttaacaaattagCGTTCTTCTTAAGAGAAGTAATCATAATCATTCATAAGTATGATCTTTAAATTCTAGaaggtaaaatgaaaatttactctttttgtaatatgttttcaCGGTTTCACCTAGCCTGGCCAATTCAATAGATATACACCCGAATCATGGAAGGTTGTAATCAATCGTCAAGGCTTAGTATTAATAGTTTAATACTTATATTGCGGACATGTTCCATGAGTTTAGGAAGAAACTCTGATAAATTGAAATCATGCATACGCGTGGGtatgtaattatattatatttaatgagaTATCATAAAAGTTGAAGATTCATAATAGTGgataaaattaagaaagttGCCATGGTTGATTAGGAAGACCATATACATATAGAAGGCATTAGTTGCCAACTTGCCATGGATGATTCATAATAGTAGCATATATAAAGATTTAGTTGCAAAGCTAAACTACAAGTGCCTGGAGGAGGAAATCATGGTATGATGATATATGTGTATGTCTTCAAGACTCTGTTGTTGCATTTCCTTGGAGAAGACCATTCCTTACTTGTGAAGCAACATCACTCACAGCACCAGGTCCATGTGGAATGAAAACAGCATTGGATTTGGAGGATGCACCAATCTCCTTCATTGTGTCAAAATATTGAGTCATGAGAACCATGTCCATGATATCCTTTGATGATGTTCCAGGCACATTACCAGAAAATGCTAGAACACTGTCTCTTAGCCCATCAACTATGGCTTGGCGCTGACGAGAAACTCCAAGGCCTGCTAGGTACTTTGATTCTGCATCCCCTTCTGCTCGCTTTATCTGCATTATTTTCTCTGCTTCAGCTTTGTCGTTTGTAGCCACCCTCAATCTTGCAGCTATAATTTGTAATGGTAAAAGAACAATGTAAAGAGTGatcaggaagaaaaaaaaatgcatcaaataattttttgttcaaaCTAGATAATGCTTTAGCTTGTAAGTATATGCAAGGTTGTGTATTAATTTAAGGTGGCACCAACTTAATTGTGTACATGCAAGGTTATGTATATAAGAAAGTAATTGTTCAGGATAATGATGCTAATGACATCAGGAATTTGTAAAAGTATTCTATGATGAAAAATGAATCACAATTTAGAATGTTAGCTTCATGAAAGTCTAGGCTTTTGTCTAATATgcttaaatatgtaaaaggtCCAACTTGTTTCTAAGATGTATTATTGCTTTGGTTATATAATGACAAGGAATTGAGAAAACTCTCCAATCAAAACCTTAATTTCAGCAACGAAATCTCCAGACACCACACTAAATTCTAGCATTTATTTTGTTAGCATGCTTAAAAAGGAAATACGAATAACTCAAATTGAAGCAAGAACATAAAACTGTAGGAAACATACCAGCATTAATCTCATTCATGGCTTTCTTCACATGCTCATCCGGCACAATATCCACAATAAGAGTCTGAACTATCTCGTACCCATATGCTGACATAGCCTAGAAAGTAAAACCAAACAGATTACATAGTTCTccattcttaatttaaaaataaaatgaaaggaaataCCTTCCCAAGTTCTTCGTCCACTGCTTTTGCAATTGTGTTCTTCTGCTCAAAAACAGCATCAAGTTCCATCTTTGGAACAGTAGCTCTGATAACTAAAATAACAATAGGAGTAAATTAGTTTCAACCTGAAGATAAGATGCACACATAAAATTAACCTAATTTCCTTCTTCTAAGTAGATTCACAACACAAGCTCTAATTGAAATATTAACCATCAAAGACATAGGATTGTATCTGTGCTTTGGTATTGGTGAGTTTGTAGTAAGCATCTGATGCCTTTTCTGCCAATGCTCGATATTGGATTGAGGCAACCACATTAACAAACACATTGTCCTGATGAAAAATGCATCAAACCATGTTCACTCAAATAATAGTCAAGCCAATATTATATATGAACAAAAATATTACACTTGAAACATTGTTACTTTGTTAATTAGTGTGTCAACACATGAATGATATGTTATATTAcacttgaaattaaaataaaagggttttgaggaagaaacaaacaaaccttTGTCTTAGTTTCACAACGAAGACTTAGCTGCATGACACGCGTAGAAAGGACACCAGCCACACCGCAGCCAAGACACCATGGCACAAAATGGCAACCAGGTTGAAGAACATCATCGTACTTCCCGAAACATTCCTTGACGGCTACAGTTGACTGCTTCACTTGAACACAACCAAGCACTTGTCCCATCTTTACACCAAACAGCTACACAAATAACaccaacataaatttaaatgcatCAATTGGATGATcacaaacaatatataataacaaaataaagaagagaaaatgctAATAGCAACACATGATTTAATTtcagaagagaaaataaagaagactCTTCGGCGTTtgattttcaaaaacaaaaaacaaagatataTAGTATAGTCATAGTCCACTCTCAccttgaaaatgagaatttGAAAGCAAGTGAGTGAAATGAGAAGAAAACTAAGGTGAGTGAGAATTTATATAGAGAGGGAGTACTTTAGAATTAGGAAAGAGTGAGCCAAGGAATGATAAATCAGTTTCACAAATAATGATGGTAGGTGAGTCATGCTATATTAATTGTGATGGGTTTGTTTTAATTTGCAAAATTGCAATGCTTCCTTAATATGCATATTACTTACTAATTAAGTTGAATTGAACTACTCTCTTATTTTGGAAGTGCTTTTGTCTTTGTCCCATCCATCAGTCTATCACTCTCTTCACCATAACTATTGTCCATGTGATACCATATTATTCCTCTCGCTACCTTTGAAATTTTAACAGTaacttttttctaattaatatatattgaatgTTCTTTAATTTGTACATCGcatatgcaagataaaagtatATCTTAAATTAGCTTGATAAGATTTTACCTAACATactagtataaatatttttctcttttcacattttaattattattgatatttaaaatCGCATTACCAACACTTTAAGACCAAGGAGCCACAAGTCAGTGACGAATTCGTCcctttcaagtatttttttcaatactAATAGGGTGTttgaataatacaaa is a window from the Glycine max cultivar Williams 82 chromosome 2, Glycine_max_v4.0, whole genome shotgun sequence genome containing:
- the LOC100790880 gene encoding hypersensitive-induced response protein 1 isoform X2, coding for MGQVLGCVQVKQSTVAVKECFGKYDDVLQPGCHFVPWCLGCGVAGVLSTRVMQLSLRCETKTKDNVFVNVVASIQYRALAEKASDAYYKLTNTKAQIQSYVFDVIRATVPKMELDAVFEQKNTIAKAVDEELGKAMSAYGYEIVQTLIVDIVPDEHVKKAMNEINAAARLRVATNDKAEAEKIMQIKRAEGDAESKYLAGLGVSRQRQAIVDGLRDSVLAFSGNVPGTSSKDIMDMVLMTQYFDTMKEIGASSKSNAVFIPHGPGAVSDVASQVRNGLLQGNATTES